The following proteins come from a genomic window of Natronosalvus vescus:
- a CDS encoding heavy metal translocating P-type ATPase, which yields MTTRRAHLEITGMSCATCSGSVEDAVTDIEGVAEVSANFATDEGVVEYDPQVVSLETIVEAIADAGYEAATETKSITVMGMSCSTCSGSVQEAVESLPGVLAADVNFASDEARVRYNPADVSRSEIHRAIEDAGYEPVREDDDGEENQRERAVERELSRQRKLVIFGGLLTLPFIPMMVDMVVVQFGLTSPVPMAISHPPGWLEFVLATVLMATLGKEFIVGAWRAFKHNRRANMDTLVAVGTSAGYIYSVGALSGVIVSEGLYFEAVAFILWFITLGNWLEVRSKARAGNALRELLEMEADEATVVRGYGDGDGDEEQIALENVEVGDVLKVRPGERIPTDGVVLEGQSAVDESMLTGESVPVEKGEGDDVVGSTINENGVLYVEATKVGSETALKQIVERVKEAQSRQPEIQRLVDKVSAYFVPAVIVNAVFWALVWAFFPETLYSASAWLGSYIPILSPVGGGPVTGGVPILEFSVVVLASALLIACPCALGLATPAATMVGSTLSATNGVLFKGGDVLEQVRGIDTVIFDKTGTLTHGKMTLTDVVVFDEGAARTDGGDGDDRLPDGGMLAEREESLEAFVLGAAAAAESGSEHPIARAIVSGAEDRAVDVGNLEEFENVPGHGVRAETTRGTVVVGRRKLLEDEGINPEPAEETLLRLEYEGKTAIPVAVDGELLGVVAVADEIRESAKETVAALRKRGIEVVMLTGDNERTARAVAETVGIDPENVRAEVLPEDKADHVEALQTDDSRVMMVGDGVNDAPALTTAQVGVAIGSGTDVAIESADVTLMRDDPADVLKAVRISEATISKVRQNLFWAFAYNTTLIPIASLGLLNPALAGLAMASSSVSVMANSLSFATYDPHEDYTLWLLKPLEWIRG from the coding sequence ATGACAACCAGACGGGCCCACCTCGAGATCACCGGCATGTCCTGTGCGACGTGTTCGGGGAGCGTCGAGGATGCCGTAACCGACATCGAAGGCGTCGCCGAGGTGAGCGCGAACTTCGCCACCGACGAGGGCGTCGTGGAGTACGATCCCCAGGTGGTCTCCCTCGAGACCATCGTCGAGGCGATCGCCGACGCCGGCTACGAGGCCGCGACCGAGACCAAATCGATCACCGTAATGGGAATGTCCTGTTCGACCTGTTCCGGGTCGGTACAGGAGGCCGTCGAGTCTCTCCCGGGCGTTCTCGCCGCGGACGTGAACTTCGCTTCCGACGAGGCACGGGTTCGGTACAACCCGGCCGACGTCTCCCGTTCCGAGATCCACAGAGCGATCGAAGATGCGGGCTACGAACCCGTTCGGGAGGACGACGACGGCGAGGAGAATCAGCGCGAGCGAGCCGTCGAGCGCGAACTATCCCGTCAGCGCAAGCTAGTCATCTTCGGCGGCCTGCTCACCCTCCCCTTCATCCCGATGATGGTCGACATGGTGGTCGTCCAGTTCGGCCTGACCTCGCCGGTGCCGATGGCAATCTCCCACCCACCGGGGTGGCTCGAGTTCGTCCTCGCGACGGTTCTGATGGCTACCCTCGGTAAGGAGTTCATCGTCGGTGCCTGGCGGGCGTTCAAACACAATCGCCGGGCGAACATGGACACCTTAGTTGCGGTCGGCACCTCCGCCGGTTACATTTACAGCGTCGGTGCACTCAGCGGCGTCATCGTCAGCGAAGGGCTCTACTTCGAGGCCGTCGCGTTCATCCTCTGGTTTATCACGCTCGGTAACTGGCTGGAGGTTCGCTCGAAGGCCCGGGCCGGGAACGCCCTGCGAGAGTTGCTCGAGATGGAAGCCGACGAGGCGACCGTCGTCCGTGGTTACGGCGACGGCGACGGCGACGAAGAGCAGATCGCCCTCGAAAACGTCGAAGTCGGTGACGTCCTCAAGGTTCGTCCCGGTGAACGGATTCCGACCGACGGCGTCGTTCTCGAGGGCCAGAGCGCCGTCGACGAATCGATGCTAACCGGCGAGTCCGTCCCGGTCGAAAAGGGCGAGGGCGACGACGTGGTCGGCAGCACGATCAACGAGAACGGCGTCCTCTACGTCGAAGCGACGAAAGTCGGCTCCGAGACGGCGCTCAAACAGATCGTCGAACGGGTCAAGGAAGCCCAGTCGCGCCAGCCCGAGATTCAGCGGCTGGTCGACAAAGTCAGCGCCTACTTCGTCCCTGCAGTGATCGTCAATGCCGTGTTCTGGGCACTCGTCTGGGCGTTCTTCCCCGAGACGCTCTACAGCGCCTCCGCCTGGCTCGGCTCGTACATTCCGATCCTGAGCCCCGTCGGGGGCGGCCCGGTCACCGGTGGCGTACCCATCCTCGAGTTCTCCGTCGTCGTTCTCGCATCCGCGCTGTTGATCGCCTGTCCCTGCGCGCTGGGACTGGCGACACCCGCCGCGACGATGGTCGGATCGACGCTCTCGGCGACAAACGGCGTCCTGTTCAAAGGCGGCGACGTCCTCGAGCAGGTTCGGGGCATCGACACCGTCATCTTCGACAAAACGGGGACGCTGACCCACGGAAAGATGACGCTGACCGACGTGGTCGTTTTCGATGAAGGGGCGGCCCGAACCGATGGTGGCGACGGTGACGACCGCCTGCCTGACGGCGGGATGCTGGCCGAACGCGAAGAGTCCCTCGAGGCGTTCGTTCTCGGGGCAGCCGCTGCCGCCGAGTCGGGGTCAGAACACCCCATCGCCCGTGCCATCGTGTCAGGTGCCGAGGATCGAGCGGTCGACGTCGGCAACCTCGAGGAGTTCGAAAACGTTCCCGGGCACGGCGTTCGCGCCGAAACCACCCGCGGCACGGTCGTCGTCGGCCGACGGAAACTGCTCGAGGACGAGGGGATCAACCCCGAACCCGCCGAGGAGACGCTGCTTCGACTCGAGTACGAGGGAAAGACCGCCATCCCGGTCGCCGTCGACGGCGAGTTGCTGGGCGTGGTCGCCGTGGCCGACGAGATCCGCGAGAGCGCCAAAGAGACCGTCGCCGCTTTGCGAAAACGCGGCATCGAGGTCGTCATGCTCACCGGCGACAACGAGCGAACGGCTCGAGCCGTCGCCGAGACGGTCGGCATCGATCCCGAGAACGTCCGTGCGGAGGTGCTTCCGGAGGACAAGGCCGATCACGTCGAGGCGCTCCAGACGGACGACTCACGCGTGATGATGGTCGGCGACGGCGTCAACGACGCCCCCGCGCTGACGACGGCCCAGGTCGGCGTCGCGATCGGGTCGGGAACCGACGTGGCCATCGAGTCCGCCGACGTGACGCTGATGCGTGACGATCCGGCAGACGTCCTCAAAGCCGTCCGTATCTCGGAGGCGACGATTTCGAAGGTTCGTCAGAACCTCTTCTGGGCGTTCGCCTACAACACGACGCTCATCCCGATCGCCTCCCTGGGGCTGCTCAACCCCGCCCTGGCCGGACTCGCGATGGCCAGCTCGAGCGTGAGCGTGATGGCGAACAGCCTCTCGTTCGCGACCTACGACCCACACGAGGACTACACGCTGTGGCTGTTGAAGCCACTCGAGTGGATTCGCGGCTGA